Genomic segment of Mycobacterium sp. 050128:
CCGATCTGTACTTCGTCACCGTTCGCCAACACTGCCGAGTCCACCGGCTCGCGATTGACGTACGTGCCGTTGAGGCTACCCACATCGACCACGTGGAATTCGTTGTTTTCCAACCTGAATTCGGCGTGGCGGCGACTCACCGTCACGTCGTCGAGGAATATGTCGCTGTCGGGGTGTCGACCGGCCGAGGTGATGGCCTGGTCGAGCAGGAAGCGCGATCCGGCGTTGGGCCCCCGCTTGACGACCAGCAACGCCGAGCCCGCCGGAAGTCCTTCGACCCCGGAGACCGTGCTCTCGGAACCCGAATGGGCGGGCGCGTCCAGTTCGTTCAGGAAGTCGGCGCGGAATACCGAAGTTGTCTCCACGGTGACTTCGTCAGAAGTCTGGTCTTGCGAACTTCCTGAGTCCATATCCGTCACGCGCTGCTCCTCACTGGCCGCTGTGGCGTTGTCTGACCGGGCCGTTCGGCCGGCTTCCCGCTAGGTTGGTGAACCCTGTATTGCCGATTACTTGCCTTCCAACGCTGATGTGTTGACCGTACCGCGCGGTGGTTCCGAATGCGCTAGCCACCGGCTGGATCGCTAACCGATCGTTTGGCCCCCGTGGCAGGGACATTAGCAACCGTCACTCGGTCAATGTGCCGCGGTAGGCCTCGGCATCGAGCAGCCCGGAAACGGCGGACTCCAACTCAGCGCCGTCCGAGACCTGAATATCCAGCAGCCAGCCGGCACCGTACGGGTCGGAGTTGACCAGCTGCGGGTCGCCTTCCAGTTCGCCGTTGACGGCGGTCACCTTGCCGGACACCGGCGCGTAGAGGTCCGACACGGATTTCGTCGATTCCACCTCGCCGAAGGATTCGCCCCCGGTCACCTCGGTGCCGACGTCGGGCAGCTGGACGAAAACCACGTCGCCCAGCGCCGATTGCGCGAAGTCGGTGATCCCGACCCGCACGGTGTCGTCACCGCTCCGGCGAACCCACTCATGTTCGGCGGTGTAGTGCAGATCGGGCGGGATATCGCTCACGGCAATCCTGTTCTTTTCGGCGTCTCACTTGACGGGCTGAGCGTATTGGTGCGGTTTTGGTTGTCGCAAGGTGGTCACGTCGATGCGGTCGCCCTGCTGCACGGACATCTTCCCGCCGACCCGCTTGATGCTGTCCTCGGCACCCCCGGGAATGTTCATCGCAGCGGCCAGCGTGGGCGGATCGCCAATCGCCAGAATCGAATACGGCGGCGACAGCGCCTTGGTGTCGAGGGTCAGCGCACCGGGCGTGCCGACCACCCAGGTGTCGACACCCACCCGCACCGACTGGTGGCCGCCGTTGACCTCGATCGCCTCGGCTCCGGCGGCGCGCAACTCATTGATCACGTCGAGCATTACTTCGGGCGATATTCCTGGACCGGGGTCATCGATCGTGATGGTGACGCCGGGTCCGGTCGCGCCGACGGCGCCCACCAGGATGGACAGCGCGGCCAGCCGGGCCTGCGCGCTTTGGATCGCGGCCTGGTCGGTGTTGCCGGACGCCTGCAACGAATTCAGCGTGTTCTGCAGCTCGTTGACTTCGCCGTTCAACGTGCCCTCGCGCTGCCGCAACGAATCCAGCAGCACCAGCAAGTCTGCGGGGCGCGCAGTGTCCAGCGAGTCACCCGACCGGGTCTGGCGGACCTGGGTGACGATCGCGACGCCCAGCACCAGACAGAGCAGGACCGCCAGCGTTCCGAACATCAGCCGCGACCGCCCGCTCCGCAGCATCCCGGACAACCCGGTCCGGCCTACCGCCCCGATCTCGGGGCGCGGGCTGCGCGCGGGCAATTCGTGGCGACCACGCTGCGCTGTATCGTCGGCCCCGGGCTTGGCATCCTCGTGTCTGGTTGGCGCGTCCCGACTTTCGTCGGCCACGCCGTCGGGTTGATCCTGACTCATTTCCGTTACGCCCCGAACAGCCTGCGCCGCAACGCGGCGGCATTGCCGAAGATCCGGATGCCCAGCACGACGATGATGGCCGTGGACAACTGCGTGCCCACGCCCAACTGGTCGCCGACGTAAACGATCAGCGCCGCGACAAAGACGTTGAACACGAACGAAATCACGAAGACTTTGGGGTCGAAGATCCGCTCGAGGTAGGCCCGCAGCCCGCCGAAAACCGCGTCGAGCGCGGCGACCACCGCGATGGGCAGATACGGCTGGACGACCTCGGGCACGGCGGGATGGAAAACCAGGCCCAACACGATGCCGACCACAAGTGCCGCGATACCGATCATCCGAGGACTTTTCTCACTTGGGCCCAATCTGTTTGGCGAACTTGACTTCCCGGACCGATCCGGCCGGCAGCGACAGGCCGTCGGAGACGTTCACCGTGATGCCGACACCGTAGGAGACCTCCAGCAGCCTAAGACGCTGCAATCCGGGGCTGTTCTCGAAGACGTCCCGCATCCCGTTCGGCGGCCCGACCGCGAGGATCGTGTACGGGCTGCTGGTGGGGTTGTTGTCGACCAGGATCGCTCCCCCGGCCTGACGGATCGTTACATTCGGCCCGATGCGCACCCCGCCGATCGAGATCGCCTCGGCGCCGCTGGCCCACAACGAATTGACCACCAGTTGCAGATCGCGATCGAGGATGATTTGCCGGCTCCCGTTCACGCGCTGCTTGGACACGTCGGAAAGGTTCGGGCTGGCACCGGGATCGGTCACTGTCACGGTCAGGCCGGGACCGATGATTGCTGTGCTGGCCGCCGCCAGGCTGAGACTGTCCAGCCGGCTCAGCAGCCGCTGGCCCTCGGCATTGTCGGCCAGCGCGAGCCGTTGCACGTCGTCGACCTTGCTCGACAGCATGCTGCGCTGCTGAGCCAATTTCGTGTCGGATTCCTCGATCGATCGCACGCTGCGCGCCAGCAGCTGCTGAGCTGTACGCACACCCGGCTCGACCGAACGGGCTTGCGCGACCGCGGCGGCGAAAACCGTGGCGACAAGCATCGCCGCCAGGGCTTGCCAAAGCCAACCGAACACGCGCGTGCGCCCACTCTGCGGTGTGCCCTCAGCGGCGCGCCGTTCGGCGGCCGCGGCGTAACCGGGATCCAGATGCTCCGAGAGCAGCGCGCGCAACAGCGAGGGCACCGGGATCAGCGTGGGGCGCGCGGCGGCGTGCGCGCTACGGCCCGCGTTGGGGTCGTAGCCGCCGAGCAGGCGATCCGGTTCAGCCATGCTCACCCGGTTTGCGGGCGATCGGCGCTGCCGCGTGTTGGGTGACCTTGGGCATGCGCCGCATCACCAGGACCATCTGCACCGCGTACAGGGCGAATGACCACAGGTAGGCGTACATTCCCCAGATCAGAAAGCCCCAGCCGCAGGCGCCGATCACCCGGCTCCACAACGCGTCCCAGGTGCCCAGCAGCACGAGCGGGAAGCCGGACATCAATGCGAACGTCGCGGCCTTGCCGAAGTAGGTCACCGGCAGCGCGGACAATCCGCGACTGCGCAGCAGCGGCAGCGTGGCCGCGAGCAGCGCGTCACGCGCGACCAGGGTGATGACGAACCACCACGGCACGATGCCGCTGAGCGCCAGCACGACGGGAACGGTCACCATGTAGAGCCGATCGACCGCCGGGTCCAGCAGCACACCCAGCCGCGACGATTGATTGAGCGTGCGGGCGATCTTGCCGTCGGCCCAATCGGAGGCGCCGCTGAACATCAGGATCCCCACCGCCCAGCCGTTGGCGTGGGCGACCAACAGTACGTAGATGAACACCGGGATGAGCACCAGGCGCAGCGTGCTCAACAGGTTGGGCACTGTCAGCACCCGGTCTGGCGGAACCGGCTCCATGAGGCGTGACATTAGCTCGGTGACGATGTGGTCCGCACCGCGGGACGAGCCGCGCGGGGCCGTCTAGCGGAATACCCCGGGCAGGCTCAGGGTGGACAACGTGTCGTCGGACAGCGGGTTGTCGTTGACCATGTAGGTCCACGTCGACGTCGGTCGGGCCAGCTTGGACAGATCCAGGCCCGGCTCCTCCTCGAGGACGTTGGCCGTTTCGAACGTCTGCTGAGCCGCTTCGATCGCGTCGGCGGCCAGCGACGCGAACGCGTCGACCGCCATGCGGTGGAATTCGTCGAGCGGGTTCTGCCGGCCCAGCGCGCGCAGGTGAATGCTCTCGCGGATGTCGGCCAGATAGGCCAGGTGATCGGCCCAGCCGCGGTCGAGGTGATAGAGCATGATCTGTCGGCAGATCGTCTCGAGGCGTTCTTCCGAGATTTCCTCCGACAGCTCCTCATACCGCTTCGGGGCGAGTTCGGCGAGCTCTTCGCGCGCAGTTGCAGTGCGCAGCAAGGTGTTTCGGCGGTCCACGATGATGGCGCGCTGCTGGGCGATCAGCTGGTTGTAGCGCCAGGTATTGGCGTGCACGTCCAGCATCCGGCCCTCGGCGACCCGCTGGGCATGGTCGAGCAGCCCGGCCGCCTTGGGGCTGACGATCCGGCCGTCCTCGTCGGTCTGCTCCGGCAACTTGTTGCGGTCGAGGTTGGCCGCCACGACGTCGTCCTCCCAGCTGGAGAAGAACACCGACGAGCCCGGGTCGCCCTGACGGCCCGCGCGCCCGCGCAACTGGTTGTCCAATCGTTCGGTGTGATGGCGGCCGGTGCCGACCACGTGCAGCCCGCCCAGCTCCGCGACCCGGTCGTGGTCGGCTTCGTCGGATCCGCCGAGGCGGATATCGGTGCCGCGCCCGGCCATTTGGGTGGACACCGTGACGACGGCGTACTTCCCGGCCTCGGCGATCACCTCGGCTTCCTCGGCGTCGTTCTTGGCGTTGAGCACCACCGCCGCCACGCCGCGGCGGACCAGCTGCTCGTGCAGCTCCTCGGACTCGGCCACATCGCGGGTGCCGACCAGGATCGGCTGTCCGGTCTCGTGCACCTGGGCGATGTGCTCGACGACCGCGTCGTTCTTGGCCGCGGCGGTGATGTAAACCCGGTCGGTCTCGTCTTCGCGAATGTTGGGAGTATTCGGCGGAATTGGTGAAACGCCAAGCTTGTAGAACTGGCGCAGCTGCTCCCCGGCGGCCAGCGCGGTCCCGGTCATTCCGCACACCGTCGTGTAGCGGTTGATCAGCGCCTGCACCGTGATGGTGTCGAGCACCTCTCCGGTCTCGGTGGTCTCGATGCCTTCCTTCGCCTCGACGGCGGCCTGCAGGCCGTCCGGCCAGCGCTGCAGTTGCGCGATGCGGCCGCGCGAGGCGTTGATCAGGTGCACCGCATCGTCGCGGACGATGTAATGCACGTCGCGCTGCAACAGCACGTGGGCGTGCAGCGCGACGTTCACTTCGGTGAGCGTGGTGACGACGTGCTCCTCGGAGTACAGGTCGATCCCGCCGAGCGCCTTTTCGACCTTGCGTGCGCCGACGTCGGTGAGGTGCACGTTGCGGCTGTCGGAGTCGGTGTCGTAATCGATGTCCGGCGCGAGCTCGCCGACCAGTTTGATGATCTCGAGCCGCGGCGTTTCCCGGTGCGTGGTGCCGGCCAGCACCAGCGGCACCAGCGCCTCGTCGACCAGCACCGAATCGGCCTCATCGATAAGGGCCACATCGGGATTCGGCGACACCAGGTCGTCGACGTCGGTCACCAGCTGATCCCGCAAGACGTCGAAGCCGATCTCGTTGACCGAGGCGTACGTGACGTCGCAGTCGTAGGCCGCGCGGCGTTCCTCGCTCGTCGACTCGGCGGTGATCCAGCCCACCGTCAGTCCCATCGCCTCGATCAGCGGGCCCATCCATTCCGCGTCCCGGCGGGCCAGGTAGTCGTTGATGGTCACGACATGGACGTGCCGGCCGGCGATCGCGTATCCCGCGGCCGCGATCGCACCCGCCAGTGTTTTGCCCTCGCCGGTCGCCATCTCGATCACGTCTCCGTCGAGCATGCGCAGCGCGCCCAGCAGCTGAACGTCGAACGGCCGCAAGCCCGTTGACCGCTCCGCGGCTTCCCGGGCGATCGCCAGGAACTGCGAGATGTCCTCGGAGTCGGCGAGATCGTCGAGATTGAGCAACCCGGTGGCCTTGCGCAGCCGCTCGTCGGAGAGGCCGGCGGCCTTCTCGTCGTATTCCGAGGAGTCGGTGACCTGCGAGAGCGAGCGCGAGCGGTTCTTTTCCGTACTAGCGCCGAGCAGCTTCCAAAATCTGCTGCTCAGGCGGCCCGGTTGGGTGCGGGTTGTCTTTGGCACAGGTCAACGGTACGCGGTGACCAGCACACCTCCGGCTAGGCCGGTCGGCGACGATGCACTCCGCTACGCGGAGTGAGGTGGGGGTACCTCCCAGCCGCGCAGCGGCGAGGGGGCAAGCCGACCAATCAGGCCAGGTTTGATCGGCGCGGGTAAGCGATGCTCGGGTCGGTGAGCACGTTGACGACCGCGGGCAGGCCGCTGGCGAACGCGCGCTCCAGCGCGGGGCGCAGCTCGACGGGCGCCGAGACCAGCTCGCCGTGGCCGCCCAGGGCGCGCACCACCTCGTCGTAGCGGGTGCCCGGCCGCAGCTCCGCCACCACCGAGTAGCCGTAGATCGCTTCCATCGGATGCTTTTCCAGCGCCCAGATTCCGTTGTTGCCGATCACCGATACGACCGGAACCTGGTGGCGCACCAGGGTGTCCCACTCCATGCCGCTGAAGCCGAAGGCGCCGTCGCCCTGCAGCAGCACGACCTGACGCTCGGGGTGGGCCAGTTTGGCGGCCAGGGCGTAGCCGGGGCCCGACCCGAGGCAGCCGAACGGGCCGCTGTCCAGCCAGCAGCCGGGCTGGTAGCTGTCGATCACGCGGCCGGCGTAGGAGCCGAAGTCGCCGGCGTCGATGACCACGATGGCGTCGCGGTCCAGCATCGGCGCCAGTTCGGCGTACACCCGCATCGGGTGCAACGGAATTCGGTCGTCGCCCAGATCGGCGGTCTCCTGATCACGGGCCGCGGTCTCGGCCGACCGCAGCGCGGCGATCCAGTCTTCGTGCTCGGCGCCGCCGCGCCCGGACAGCGCCGAGAGTATGCCCGTCAGGTCGCCGTACAGGCCCGCCGCGATCGGCCGCGGATGCGCCCGATCGGGTTCGGCCCGATCCGCGACGACGAGCTGGGTTTCCGGTCCGAACACCTTGCCGAAGCCGAGCCGAAAATCCATCGGTACCCCGACGACGAGGGCGACATCGGCTTCGCCCAGCGCTTTGGCACGCGCCCGCGAGAACGCCAACGGGTGATCGGCGGGCACGACGCCGCGGGCCATCCCGTTCATCAGCACCGGGATCCGCCGCTCCTCGGCCAGCCCAAGCAGCGCGGCCTCGGCGTGTCCCCACCACACGTTGGTGCCGGCCATGATCACCGGCCGCCGCGCGCCGGCCAGCAGGTCCGCGGCGCGGTCCAGCGCGTCGCCGTCGGGGGCTTGCGATGGGGGCGGCTCGGTCAGTGCGCCGGGTCGGCCGTCGTCCTCGGAGACCGCGAACACGTGATCCATCGGAAAGTCGACGAATCCGACCCCCGACGGCGCGCCGACGGCGGCCCGCAGTGCCTCGTCGACCAGCCGGCCCGCGTCTTGCGCGGACTGCGCGGTGGCCGCAAAACGCGCCAGCGGTGCCACGAACGGCACGTGGTCGATCTCCTGCAGCGATCCCATGCCCCAGCGCTGCGCGGGTGCCCGGCCGCCGAGCACCACCAGCGGTGACTGGTTTTGCTGCGCGGCCGCCATCGCGCTCATGCCGTTGGTGACACCGGGACCCGCGGTCAGCGCGGCCACGCCCGGCACCCTGGTCACCTTCGACCAACCTTCGGCGGCGAAGGCCGCGGTCTGCTCGTGGCGGGTGTCGATGAGTCGAATGTCCTCGTCACGGCAGCCGTCGTACAGGGAGAACAGGTGGCCGCCCGACAACGTGAAGGCGGTGTCGATACCGCTGGCTTTGAGCCGCCGGGCGATGAGTCGGCCCGCATGGACAATCTGGCTGGACGGAGCGTCGATGCTCATCCTGGCAGCCTATCCGCCGGTCTCGGGTACCTTCGCGGGGAAGCATTCGCCACGAGGCTCCTCAGGAGGCCTCGATAGCAAGGAGACGTCGAAGTTGGGTCCCACGCTATTCAAGCCATCCATCGACTGGTCGTCGGCACTCGTGGACTCGTTGCAATGGGTCGCGATCGCCTGGGCGGTCGGCGCCGTGTGTCTGATCGTCGTGCTGACAGCATTCAGGTTCTTCACGCCCTGGGGCCGCCAGTTCTGGCGGATCACCCGCGGCTATTTCGTCGGCCCGGCCAGTGTCAGGGTGTGGCTGCTACTGGGGGTGCTGCTCCTGTCGGTGCTGCTTGCCGTGCGGCTCACCGTGCTGCTCAGTTACCAGGGCAACGACCTGTACACGTCGGTGCAGATCGCGGTCCAGGGCACGGCTGCCGGCGATGACACCGTCAAACAGTCTGGTATTCATGGCTTTTACATGTCGTTGCTGATTTTCAGCGTGTTGGCCACGCTCTACGTCGTCCGGTTCATGCTCGACATCTACATCACCCAGCGGTTCATCATCTCGTGGCGGATGTGGTTGACGGCTCACCTGACCGACGACTGGCTGGACGGCAAGGCCTATTACCGAGATCTGTTCATCGACAACACGATTGACAACCCCGACCAGCGTATCCAGCAGGACATCGACATCTTCACCACGAACGCCGGCGGCACCCCGAACAACCCGTCCAACGGGACGGGCAGCACGCTGCTGTTCGGGGCCGTGAATGCGGTCGCTTCGGTGATCTCGTTCGCCGCCATCCTGTGGAACCTGTCCGGGGACCTGACCCTTTTCGGTTTCACGTTGCCGCGGGCCATGTTCTGGACGGTGCTGGTCTATGTGCTGATCGCGACGGTCGTCGCGATTTGGCTTGGGCGCCCGCTGATTTGGCTTAGCTTCAACAACGAGAAACTCAACGCCGCCTTCCGGTATGCCTTGGTGCGGCTGCGCGACGCCGCGGAAGCGGTCGGCTTCTATCGCGGCGAGCGGGTGGAGCGCTCGCAGTTGTGGCGGCGCTTCACGCCGATCATCGACAACTATCGCAAGTTCGTCCGCCGGACCATCATCTTCAACGGCTGGAACTGGTCGGTGTCGCAGGCGATTGTCCCGCTGCCGTGGATCATTCAGGCACCGCGGTTGTTCGCCGGCAAGATCAACTTCGGCGATGTCGGTCAGACGGCAACGGCCTTCGGCAACATTCACGACTCGCTGTCGTTCTTCCGGAACAACTACGACGCGTTCGCCTCGTTCCGGGCGGCCATCATCCGGTTGCACGGATTGGTCGACGCCAATGCCCAGGGTCGCGCGCTGCCCGCGGTGCTGGTTAAACCGAGCCAGGACAAGGCGGTTGAGCTGGCCGGTATCGAGGTCCGCACGCCGGCGGGAGATCAGCTGATCGACTCGCTCGACATCGAGCTCGACACCGGCGACACGCTGGTGATCACCGGGCGGTCCGGCGCCGGCAAGACCACGCTGCTGCGCAGTCTGGCCGAATTGTGGCCGTACGCCTCGGGAACACTGTGCCGCCCGGACGGTGACAACGCGACGATGTTCCTCTCGCAGTTGCCCTACGTGCCGCTGGGCAGTCTGCGCGGCGTGGTGTGCTACCCGAACTCGCCGGATCACATCAGCGATGGCGAGCTGCACGAGGTGCTGACCAAGGTGGCGCTGGCCCCGCTGATCCAACGCCTCGACGAAGAGCAGGACTGGGCCAAGGTGCTCTCGCCGGGTGAGCAGCAGCGGGTTGCCTTCGCCCGGATTCTGCTCACCAAGCCGCGCGCCGTCTTCCTAGACGAAGCCACCTCCGCGCTCGACGAGGGGCTGGAATTCGCGCTGTATCAACTACTGCGCAGCGAACTTCCGGAGTGTGTCGTGGTCAGCGTCAGCCACCGCAACACCGTCGAGCAGCATCACGAACAAGAGCTGCAGTTGCTCGGCGGCGGCCGTTGGCAGCTCGGGCCGGTCGGCGAGGAGCCCGCGACGGTTTAGCGCGCTACGCGCCCGCGGCCTGTTGGGCCGCGTGCGTTCCGGCACGGCGGCCGAAGAACGAGCCCTCGCCCAGCTGGGTGCCGCTGGCGTAGCCCTTGCCGTCCTGGGCGATGTTGGACGCACAGGCCCCGACCGCGTACAGGCCGGATATCACGGTCCCGTCCGCGCGGCGCACCTCACCGTCCACGGAGGTGGCCAGACCACCGACTGTGAATCCGGCGTACATGGCCTTGCCCAATGACATGTCGAACGCGCCCCAAGGGCCTTTGTCCTGTGCCGCAAGGAATTCCGGCTGCTTGTGGAAATCGGGGTCCTCGCCCTTGGCGGCGAACTCGTTGTACCGGTCCAGCGTCGCGGCCAGGTTGCCCTCTGGGATGCCAAGGGCCGCTTCCATTTCGGCGACGGTTTCCCAGCCGTCGATCAGTGGCACCAGCGGCATCGTCGGATGTTCCAGGTGTGCCTCGTCGACGATCAAGTACGCGGCACTGTCTGGCTGGTCCATGATGAATCCGGACGTGCGGGAGTGGTAGCAATCCTCGGTGACGAACCGCTGCCCGAGCTTGTTCACGATGATCCCGGTCAGGAGAATCGACGGCGGGTACGGCGGAGCGGTGATGAAGATCTGGTCCATGTGCTGGGTGGCGCCACCGGCCGATACCCCCATCCGGATACCGAGGCCGTCGTCGTAGGTGTTGCCCAGCACGAACGGCTTCTCGGCCAGCTTCGGCGTGTACTTGGCTACCATCTCCGGGTTCATCACGAATCCCCCGGCGGCAATGATGACCGTCTTTGCTTTGATCGCACCGGTTTCGGTGAACCGCTTCCACGTCACCCCGGTCACTCGGGCTTCGGGGCCGGAATCATCCACGATCAGTTCCGTCGCGCCGGTCTCGTAGCGGATCTGCACGCCCAGGTTTGCGGCCCGCTTGAGCAGCAGGTCGATCACCATGCTGGCACCGCCGGTGTCACCGGGCACCGGCACCTTGTGGCCGCGTGGTGCCGGCACCGCCTGCTCCAGGAAGGGCCACACCTTTTCGTTGCCGGTGAACATCAATCCCTCGGTATTGGGCTGGATCACCGCTTTGCCCGGGAAGTAGCTGCGCTCGAACTGGAAACCCAGATCCTCCAGCCATTCGAAGTGCTCGACACTGCCGTCGCTGTATGCCCGAATCTTCTCCAGGTCGGGCTCACGAGATACCGCGACGAGGTACTTGTACATCTCCTCGGCGGAGTCTTCATGCCCGGTGGCCTGCTGGACCGCCGTCCCGCCACCCAGGTAGAAGTGGCCTCCGGCCATCGATGTGGTGCCGCCCGCCGCAGCGGCGCGCTCGAGGACCAGGACCCGCGCGCCGGCGGCTGCCGCGCTCACTGCCGCGCAGCCACCGCCGATGCCGAAGCCGATCACGAGCACGTCGACGTCGTCCGACCACGACGTCACTGTGTCCGCCTTGACCGTTGCTGGAATCTCGGTGCTCACCCTTGCTCCTGTTTGATGTAGTCGTAAAACGCCCTCATCTCGGGCGAGACGTACGCGATTTCCACAAACGGCACACCCGCCTGTGGCGCCGCGATATACGCGAATTGGATTCCGCCGGGCATCACGCCCTGCTGCACCACCGCGGCGCCGTGATTGGCGGCGTCGGCCAGTGCCGCGTCGAATTTCTCGGGGGTTTCGGCCTCCATGCAGATGTGGTGCAGACCTGGCCCGCAGTCACGAAGAAATTCACTATAGATGTTCTCCCCGCTGACTGGTTCGATGAGCTCCAGCTGCATGTCGCCGAGATAGCTCAAGGAGATGTGAGCGATGAAGTCGGCCGGCTTGCCACGGTAGCTACAGCTGTCCGGAGCAAAGTGCACGTCGGGTATCCGCACCCACTTCCGGACGCCTAACAGGCCGGTGAGAGCCGTTTCGGTGGCATCCAGATTCTGGGTAACCCAGGCGATCTGTATCGGTGATTGAACTCCAAGCGTCATCGTTTGGCAGGATAGCCCAGTCTGTCGGCCACCAGAAAGGCCTAGAAATTCTTTGCCGAAATCCGCCGCTCGGCACCCGGAAGCGCCGGGTGAACATGTTCTAATTCAGAACCCGACCGCGGGTCAGTGCTGGACGAGCATGTCCACCAGCAGCGCGAGCTGGGTGTTGAACACGGCTTCCGGATCGGTCAGGGTGTCGGCGCCGTATTGTCCGAACACCTCGAGGCTGATGGCGCCCACCACCCCGGCCCAGAACAAGAAGCACTTGGCGATGACGGCGTCGTCGCCGGGAAAGCTGAACTCTTGCCTGATCCGGTCGAAGTCCGACGACATCGGTTGCGGGACAACGGTATTGGTCAGTCGGATGTCGCCGGTCGTGATCCCGGCGGCGATGGCGTCGAAGATGGCGCCCACCACGCGGGTGCCGACTCCGCCGGTGCGTTCCGCGGGCGCGTGATAACCGGGGACCGGGCTGCCGTACAACAGGGCCCACTGGGCGGGGTGCTCCACCGCCCAGCGCCGCGCCGCCCGCGCGATCGCGACGACGTCGTCACTCCACACTTCGTCCGCGGTGTCGCGGGCTCGGTCCACCGCGTTGGCCAGGTCGGAGTAGGCGTCGATGAGCAGCAGGGTGAGCAGTTCGTCCCGGCTGGACACATACCGGTACACCGCCGAGGAAACCATGCCCAGGTCGCGAGCTATCGCGCGGAGCGACAGCCCGCCCGCGCCGC
This window contains:
- the garA gene encoding glycogen accumulation regulator GarA; the protein is MDSGSSQDQTSDEVTVETTSVFRADFLNELDAPAHSGSESTVSGVEGLPAGSALLVVKRGPNAGSRFLLDQAITSAGRHPDSDIFLDDVTVSRRHAEFRLENNEFHVVDVGSLNGTYVNREPVDSAVLANGDEVQIGKFRLVFLTGPKGDDDGGSGG
- the gcvH gene encoding glycine cleavage system protein GcvH translates to MSDIPPDLHYTAEHEWVRRSGDDTVRVGITDFAQSALGDVVFVQLPDVGTEVTGGESFGEVESTKSVSDLYAPVSGKVTAVNGELEGDPQLVNSDPYGAGWLLDIQVSDGAELESAVSGLLDAEAYRGTLTE
- a CDS encoding DUF881 domain-containing protein, which encodes MSQDQPDGVADESRDAPTRHEDAKPGADDTAQRGRHELPARSPRPEIGAVGRTGLSGMLRSGRSRLMFGTLAVLLCLVLGVAIVTQVRQTRSGDSLDTARPADLLVLLDSLRQREGTLNGEVNELQNTLNSLQASGNTDQAAIQSAQARLAALSILVGAVGATGPGVTITIDDPGPGISPEVMLDVINELRAAGAEAIEVNGGHQSVRVGVDTWVVGTPGALTLDTKALSPPYSILAIGDPPTLAAAMNIPGGAEDSIKRVGGKMSVQQGDRIDVTTLRQPKPHQYAQPVK
- a CDS encoding small basic family protein, coding for MIGIAALVVGIVLGLVFHPAVPEVVQPYLPIAVVAALDAVFGGLRAYLERIFDPKVFVISFVFNVFVAALIVYVGDQLGVGTQLSTAIIVVLGIRIFGNAAALRRRLFGA
- a CDS encoding DUF881 domain-containing protein codes for the protein MAEPDRLLGGYDPNAGRSAHAAARPTLIPVPSLLRALLSEHLDPGYAAAAERRAAEGTPQSGRTRVFGWLWQALAAMLVATVFAAAVAQARSVEPGVRTAQQLLARSVRSIEESDTKLAQQRSMLSSKVDDVQRLALADNAEGQRLLSRLDSLSLAAASTAIIGPGLTVTVTDPGASPNLSDVSKQRVNGSRQIILDRDLQLVVNSLWASGAEAISIGGVRIGPNVTIRQAGGAILVDNNPTSSPYTILAVGPPNGMRDVFENSPGLQRLRLLEVSYGVGITVNVSDGLSLPAGSVREVKFAKQIGPK
- a CDS encoding CDP-alcohol phosphatidyltransferase family protein; its protein translation is MEPVPPDRVLTVPNLLSTLRLVLIPVFIYVLLVAHANGWAVGILMFSGASDWADGKIARTLNQSSRLGVLLDPAVDRLYMVTVPVVLALSGIVPWWFVITLVARDALLAATLPLLRSRGLSALPVTYFGKAATFALMSGFPLVLLGTWDALWSRVIGACGWGFLIWGMYAYLWSFALYAVQMVLVMRRMPKVTQHAAAPIARKPGEHG
- the secA2 gene encoding accessory Sec system translocase SecA2, producing MPKTTRTQPGRLSSRFWKLLGASTEKNRSRSLSQVTDSSEYDEKAAGLSDERLRKATGLLNLDDLADSEDISQFLAIAREAAERSTGLRPFDVQLLGALRMLDGDVIEMATGEGKTLAGAIAAAGYAIAGRHVHVVTINDYLARRDAEWMGPLIEAMGLTVGWITAESTSEERRAAYDCDVTYASVNEIGFDVLRDQLVTDVDDLVSPNPDVALIDEADSVLVDEALVPLVLAGTTHRETPRLEIIKLVGELAPDIDYDTDSDSRNVHLTDVGARKVEKALGGIDLYSEEHVVTTLTEVNVALHAHVLLQRDVHYIVRDDAVHLINASRGRIAQLQRWPDGLQAAVEAKEGIETTETGEVLDTITVQALINRYTTVCGMTGTALAAGEQLRQFYKLGVSPIPPNTPNIREDETDRVYITAAAKNDAVVEHIAQVHETGQPILVGTRDVAESEELHEQLVRRGVAAVVLNAKNDAEEAEVIAEAGKYAVVTVSTQMAGRGTDIRLGGSDEADHDRVAELGGLHVVGTGRHHTERLDNQLRGRAGRQGDPGSSVFFSSWEDDVVAANLDRNKLPEQTDEDGRIVSPKAAGLLDHAQRVAEGRMLDVHANTWRYNQLIAQQRAIIVDRRNTLLRTATAREELAELAPKRYEELSEEISEERLETICRQIMLYHLDRGWADHLAYLADIRESIHLRALGRQNPLDEFHRMAVDAFASLAADAIEAAQQTFETANVLEEEPGLDLSKLARPTSTWTYMVNDNPLSDDTLSTLSLPGVFR
- a CDS encoding acetolactate synthase yields the protein MSIDAPSSQIVHAGRLIARRLKASGIDTAFTLSGGHLFSLYDGCRDEDIRLIDTRHEQTAAFAAEGWSKVTRVPGVAALTAGPGVTNGMSAMAAAQQNQSPLVVLGGRAPAQRWGMGSLQEIDHVPFVAPLARFAATAQSAQDAGRLVDEALRAAVGAPSGVGFVDFPMDHVFAVSEDDGRPGALTEPPPSQAPDGDALDRAADLLAGARRPVIMAGTNVWWGHAEAALLGLAEERRIPVLMNGMARGVVPADHPLAFSRARAKALGEADVALVVGVPMDFRLGFGKVFGPETQLVVADRAEPDRAHPRPIAAGLYGDLTGILSALSGRGGAEHEDWIAALRSAETAARDQETADLGDDRIPLHPMRVYAELAPMLDRDAIVVIDAGDFGSYAGRVIDSYQPGCWLDSGPFGCLGSGPGYALAAKLAHPERQVVLLQGDGAFGFSGMEWDTLVRHQVPVVSVIGNNGIWALEKHPMEAIYGYSVVAELRPGTRYDEVVRALGGHGELVSAPVELRPALERAFASGLPAVVNVLTDPSIAYPRRSNLA